The Gemmatimonadota bacterium genome includes the window ATTGAAGATTCGGAGGATCCGATCTTTTTGAGTGTTTGGGATAAAGAATTTGATCGGCCTGTTGGTATGGTCAGTTTTTTAAATATTGCATCCGATGCGCGTCGGCTGGAGCTTGGGAATATCTGGTATGGTCCAGAGGCACAAAATACGTGTGCGAATACCGAGGCTGCATATCTCATGCTTTGCGAGGCGTTTGATTGTATGCGTTATCGCCGCGTGGAATGGAAGTGCGATGCGCTCAATGAACGCTCGCGGTCTGCCGCGCTCCGCCTGGGGTTCACTTATGAAGGGCTTTTTCGCCAGCATATGATTGTGAAAGACTGCAACCGGGATACGACGTGGTTTTCCATGCTGGATACCGAATGGTCCCGGATCAAAGAAAATATGGAGCAATGGCTGTATCACAATCCCGATAAATCATGGTCGCTGAGGGAAAAGAATCAGGGGTTGGGTTGACGTAATGGAACGTGCCTGTGACACAAAAACCCCAGACGATTTTCGCCTGGGGTTTGGTTTTGAGAACAGCGGTTATCTACGAGGGCAACTCTTGTGAGATGCGTTCCGCAAGAAAGACCTTGAGCAATGATTGATAGGGCACATCGCGTTTATTGGCAAGGAGCTTCAATTGTTCCAGCATTGTTTCTGGTAAACGAATAGAGATGGTTCTGGTTGATGGTTTCAAATTGGACAATGTGACGCGCTTGCCCTTTGTCCAATCTATATACTCAGTCGAGTCGTGAGTATCCCAGAATGCGCGCTCCTCATCTTCATTCTTGAACTTCGGGATCTGTTTCTTCCTGGGCATCGCTATAAACCTTCCTCTCTCGCCGACTCATAGGGCGTGCAGAAATCACGCGGATTAAATCCGTTCGAATTGTGAAAACAACAAATAATTGTCTTCCTGAATCTGTTTGTCCAAGCGCGTAATAACGGGCTTCTGTCGGACTGCTGCTGGCCGTATCTCCAGTGATCAAAGGTTGATTGAAGAAAATTTGCTCACATTCTGCAGACGATACGCGATGTTTAATCCAATTCTTGTGGGAATTGCCCGGATCCCACTGAAATTCCTTACATTTTAATAATTCAAGCAAATTTGTCTCCATATTTTTTGTATATGACTATTATATACAAAAAAATGTTTTTTTACAATAGTAATTTTTTTACTATTTTGCATATAGATTTGACATTTTTACAAAGGAGTCCACTATGTCTCTCGCTGCATGTATCTGGGCACTGACCTGTGCTGAGGAGGTCGCGTTGGAGCAGGTTGCCGATGCGGGGTTTACCCATATTGATATTCGTCCAGGTTGGCTTCAGACAGCCGATCTTCAACAACGGGCGGAGGACCTCGGTCTCGCTGTTTCGTGTATTGCCGCTTCTGCCGATATGCCCGAGGGGGTGTCCCTTGCAGGGGATGATTCACAATCCGCACGCGATCATATAAATCGGGCATTTGAACACGGCGCTTGGCTCGGTGCAACGACGGCGTACCTGGTGCCCCAGGGCGATGATGCCGACCTGTTTGCCGAGTCTTTGAGTGTGCTGGCTGATCAGGCGCAAGATGCAGGTGTCAAGCTCGCTGTTGAACACTTTCCGGGTACGTTTTTGCCGACGGTGCCGTTTACGCTCAATTATCTCGAGGAGATCGGCCATCCCAATCTGTATCTGCTTTTTGATATTGGTCACGCACAGATGGCGAATGAAGATCCCGCGGATATGATCGCGCTGGCAGGGGACCGGCTGGGTTATGTTCATCTCGATGATAATGATGGGGAGGAGGATCTGCACCTGGGTCTGTGCGATGGGGTGCTAACGCGGGAGGTGCTGCGATCTACATTTGCCGCGCTTCTGTCGGCCAATTATGCCGGGAATATGAGTCTCGAACTCAAGCCGGATATTCCAGATCCTCTCGACGCGCTGAAGAGGAGTCGGGGGATTGTGATTGAGAATTTACAATTTGACCACGATCCGTCCGCGCATTTGTCCAGATAAGATGCGGTCTATTTGATCATTCAGGTCTTCCAATCCGCATTCTGCGATTATGTTGTTCAGGGTGTTGATTTTCCAGTCTGTAGCGATACGTTGCCAGATTTTTAGTCTGAGGTCCATGGGGGACAGGACGGAGTCGATGCCGATTAGTTTGATGCCGCGGAGGATAAATGGATATACTGTGGTGTGCAGTTCGGGGGATGATACCAGGCCACAACAGGTTATTACGCCGTGATATTGCGTTGTTTTGATGAGTGTTGATAGGATGTTTCCACCAACGGTATCTATTGCCGCTGCCCAGCGGCCCGATAGGATGGGTCGCCCCGTGTCGTCGTCCAATGTACGCCGGTCTATGATTTCATAAGCGCCGAGGTTTTTCAGGAAGTCCGTTTCTGATGCTTTTCCGGTGGCTGCGACTACTCGAAAGCCATTTTTAGCCAATATCGCCACTGCGAGACTGCCTACGCCGCCGGTTGCGCCGGTTACTACGATGTCGCCCTGGCTTGGCTTTATACCTGTTTCGATGATGTGATGGACTGATAGTGCTGCTGTAAATCCCGCTGTTCCATATCCCATGCTTTCTTTCAGGGTCAATTTTTCGGGGAGTCTGACCAGCCAATGGGCGGGTACTCTGATGTATTGTCCGAATCCTCCCGCGGTATTCATTCCCAGGTCATAGCCCGTGACCAGTGCTCTGTCGCCAGGTTTGTAGTCGGGAATAGTGCTTTCGACGATTTCTCCTGCTGCGTCTATGCCCGGTGTGTGCGGATATGCCTGCGTTACGCCGCGGTGCCCGGTTGCGGATAGGGCATCTTTGTAATTTAGCGAGGAGTAGCGCACCCGGATCAGTACTTCGCCTTTGGGCAGTTCATCTATTTGCCGTTTTTCTACGGATCTCGAAAATTGATTCTCTGTTTCGCGTACGACGAGTGCTCGAAATGATGTCATTAAGTGTTCCTCCTTATTGGGACTTAAAAATTGTCTCTCAATGAGGTATTCAGTACACTATATTACACGTTACAACTCTAATCCCAAACAATAGTATAACACAATGCGCTACAAGTCCCTCAAACAATGCGTTGACGATCTCGATCGCAACGACCATCTCATCCGTATTGAACAGGAGGTGGATCCCTATCTGGAGATGGCGGAGATCCATCGCCGCGTTTTTCAGGCAAATGGTCCGGCGATTTTCTATGCGAATGTGAAAGATAGTCCCTTTCCGGCGGTTTCCAATCTGTTTGGTACGCTCGATCGCTCGCGTTTTCTCTTTCGGTCAACTCTGAGATGGGTCCAACGTCTGGTCGAGGTTAAGGCCGATCCGATTGCGTTTCTTCGCGCGCCCTGGCGCGCAATGGGGATTGCGAGGATTGCATTTAATACGTTGCCGAGAAGGGTGCGTTTTGGCGCGGTGCTCAAGCACAGTACAAGTATTGATCAGCTTCCTCAGATTCAATGCTGGCCCGACGATGGCGGTCCGTTTGTGCTTTTGCCTCAGGTTTATACTGAGGATCCCGATCAGCCGGGTATTATGAATGCGAATTTGGGTATGTATCGCATCCAGCTTTCGGGTAATGAGTATATACAGAACGAAGAAGTTGGTCTGCACTACCAGATCCGCCGCGATATTGGAATCCACCATGCCAATGCGCTCAGGCGGGGGGAGCCTTTGCGCGTGAGTATTTTTATTGGGGGACCGCCCGCGCATACGTTTTCTGCTGTTATGCCTTTGCCCGAGGGGTTGTCTGAGCTCATTTTTGCCGGGGGTCTGGCCGGGCGTCGGTTTCGCTATGCGCGCAGGAATGCCTGTGTTATTTCTACTGAGGCTGATTTTGTTATTACGGGTACCGTGCATCCCGGCGAGACCAAACCCGAAGGTCCGTTTGGCGATCATCTGGGTTATTATAGCCTGGCGCATGAGTTTCCCGTTCTCCATGTGGAAGATGTTTGGCACCGGAGAGATGCTATTTATCCCTTTACTGTTGTGGGGCGCCCCCCGCAGGAAGATACTGCATTTGGTGCACTTATCCACGAGATTACTGGTCCGATGGTTCCCGTCGAGATTCCCGGTCTCAAGTCTATTAATGCTGTGGATGCGGCAGGTGTCCATCCTTTGCTTATTGCCATTGGTTCGGAACGCTATGTGCCTTACCGAGAGCGACAACCACAGGAGATTCTCACGCTGGCCAATGCGTTGCTCGGTTTTGGTGCGTGTTCTCTGGCAAAGTATCTTTTTATTTGTGCGGGGGAAGATAGTCCCCATCTGAATACCCACGATATCGGCGCTTATTTTATCCACGTTCTCGAGCGGGTGGATTGGCGGCGCGATCTCCACTTTCAAACGCGTACGACGATTGATACGCTGGATTATTCGGGTACGGGGTTTAATGAGGGTTCCAAGGTTGTGATCGCCGCAGCCGGTGCGAAGAGACGCGATTTGTGGCGAGAGGTTCCGGGTGATCTCAGCTTGCCTGATGGATTTAAGAATCCCGCGATTGCGCTGCCCGGTATTGTAGCTGTTGAGGGTCCTGACTTTAAAGATGCAGATCAGGGGAGTAAGGATGTGGCCCGTCTTGCCGAGGCGCTTGTGTCTCAGTCTCTCGATGGTTTGCCGCTTGTCCTTATTGTCGATGATAGCGCGTTTTGTTCGCGCACGNNNNNNNNNNNNNNNNNNNNNNNNNNNNNNNNNNNNNNNTGATGGTTTGCCGCTTGTCCTTATTGTCGATGATAGCGCGTTTTGTTCGCGCACGCTCAACAATTTTCTCTGGGTTGCGTTTACCCGTTCCAATCCCTCGCATGATGTTTATGGTGTTGATAGTTTTATTGATCACAAACACTGGGGCTGCAATGGGTCGCTGATTATTGATGCGCGCCACAAGCCCCACCACGCACCCCCGCTTGTTGAGGATCCCAATATTACTAAAAAAGTAGAGGCTCTCGGGACATCGGGCGGGCCGTTGCATGGGGTTATATAGCGAATGGAGGGCAATTCTCATGATCTATCGGTATTTCACGACCGTTCTTGCGGTCTGTCTCTCCATTTATGGCGCGTGCGACGCAGGCGCTCACAAGAAGGGTGAAGGTATAAGTATTCCAGATGTCAATCTGCGTGCGGTGATTGAGGATTCTCTGAATAAGGCGAGGGGTGAGGCGATTACTGCGGCTGAGATGGCGACGTTGACGCGTCTTGAAGCACCGAATTCAAGGGTTCGCGATTTGACGGGTATTGAGTACGCGACCGAACTGACGGTGCTGAATCTCGGCGATGTATTTATAAATGGAAACCGGATCAATAGCAATGAGATTTCTGATATTTCTCCGCTTGCGGGTTTGACTAAGCTGACGGAGTTGCACATCCATCGCAATCAAATATGGGATATTTCTCCGCTGGCGAATTTAACGGCGCTGGAAATGCTGGATGTTAGTGCGAATTTTCATATTTCGAATATTTCACCGCTGTCGGGTATGACCAAGATGAGGACGCTGTATCTCTATACCAACGAGATTTCGGATCTTTCGCCGCTGTCGGGTTTGACCAATTTGAGGTGGCTGAGTTTGAGTAATAATCTGATCTGGGATATTTCTCCGCTGGCGAGTTTGACAGAATTGAGGGGGTTGGCGCTGAATATCAATGCTGTCTCGGATATTTCTCATCTGTCGGGTATGATCCATATGGAGAGGCTGAATATTTGGGATTGCGATATTGTGGATTTATCGCCTCTGGTGGAGAATGTGGGATTGCGTGGGGAAAAGGATTTTATCGATTTGAGGGATAATCCCCTGAGCGAGACATCACTGAACACGCATATTCCGGCGCTTCGGGAAAGAGGGGTCGAGGTGAGGGTGAATAACTAACCTTCTGGAGAACGGTTTCCATGATTTATCGACATTTTTTGATCATTCTTGCAGTCTGTCTCGCGGTTTATGGCGCGTGCGATGCCGGTGCTCATAAGAAGGGTGAGGGTATAACGATTCCGGATGTCAATCTGCGTGCGGTGATTGAGGATTCTTTGAACAAGGCGAAGGGTGAGGCGATTACTGCGGCTGAGATGGCGATGTTGACGCGTCTTGAAGCTCCGAATTCGAGGATTCGCGATTTGACGGGGATTGAGTACGCGACCGAGCTGACGGTGCTGAATCTCGGCTATGTATTGACGAATGGTGGTCGCGTCAATAGCAATGGTATTTCGGATCTCTCTCCGTTGTCGGGTTTGGTCAAGCTGACAGAGTTGAATCTTTTTCGCAATACAATAGCTGATCTGTCGCCGCTGTCGAATTTGACAGAACTGAGAGTACTGGATATTAGTGGGAATTCCTATATTTCGGATCTTTCTCCTCTGTCGGGTTTGACGGGGATGAGAACGCTGCATCTCTATACCAATGATGTTTCGGATCTCTCGCCGCTGTCGGGTATGACCGAGTTGAGGTGGCTGGATTTGAGTAGTAATCTGATCTGGGATCTGTCGCCGCTGGCGAGTTTGACCGAGTTGGGTGGATTGGCTGTGAATAACAATGCGGTCTCGGATCTTTCTCCTTTGTCGGGTTTGCCCAGGCTGAAAAGGGTGCATGGTCGGGATTGCGATGTTTCGGATTTATCGCCTCTGGTGGAGAATGCGGGAATGCGTGGCGAGAACAGTTTGATCGATTTGAGGGATAATCCCCTGAGCGATGTTTCGATTAATAAGCATATTCCGGTGCTTCGGGAGAGAGGGGTCCGGGTGAGGGTGGATAACTGAGGTCGCTCAGGCGCCCGGGTCTTGAAAGACGAGTTCCATGCCGTTTGTGACAGTGACCGTGATTTGCAATTTTCTCGGTTCTATCAGGTGTGCGAGGTGGGGGTGTCCGTTGATCCATACGTTGGGATAGCGACACCAGGAGGCGGGGACATCGGCGTGGAGGGTGAGCGTGCGGCAGGTAACGCGGTCACTCAGGTTGTTGAGGTGGAGGCGGTAGCGCTTTTGGGTTTTTGTGTCGGATAGTGTTTCGATTTGTGTGTGGCGTCTGGTCTGATGGTAGAAGAGTGCTTCTTCGGGTACGGCGCACCAGACGTTGTCACCGCCTTCTGTGAGGATGGTTTCAAATCTTTTTCTGAGTTGTGGATGCGAGCAGTCTTTGTTGGGGTGGATGGGTTTTTCCAACGGGCAATGGCAGTAATCGATGATCCAGCCGTTTTGCGCTTGTGCGTGGCGGATGTTGCGAAATGGGTCGTATTCGCTGAAGAATGGGGCGTAATACTGTTCGTGCAATGCCGTGCGGTTGATCCAGAAGAGGGGGGTGTTTGGACGGTTGAGGGCGTCGGTCAGGCTCATTGCGCCGAGGTAGCCGTATTTGCGACAGGCTTTGAGGACGTGGTCCGACATGTTGGAATTGTTGCCGGGCGCGCAGTAGAGATCGACGGGTGCGTCAATGGCGACTTCGAGTACGTCTTTGGCGCGGCCAATTTCCAGGTCAACCATGTCGGGCTGTATGAGTTCATGGCTATAGGAGTGATTGCCAATTCCCCAGCCCCGGGCGAGGAGGTCTTTGAGTTCGTCGGCGTTCATGTGGCGATAGCCATTGTAGCTGGAGTTGCCAAGGTCGCGCGTTTCGCCCAGTTGTCCGACGACGACTTCTACATGTCCCGGGATGCCGTATTCTTCGTGGATGGGGATTGCGAATTGGTGCAGGTCAACAAGGGCTTCGTCATAGGTGATGGAATAGACCCAGGTTTTGTTGTATTTCCAGGGGCATATTGTGAGGGCCATGTTTTTCTCCAGTATCAGGCTGAAAACGCCCGGATGAAATCTCGAAAGGTGGTGCTGTATCCGAGTTGCCACTCGAAGATGTGTGTGCCGTAACGGGTAGCCAATTTTTCGGGATAGGTGCTGGGGGTTTCCACGCCGATAGTTCCGTCGCGTATGAGGATGCATTGATATCCTCGGGCGAGCATGTCTCTGGCTCCGCCTTCTGCGCCGAGGATGCACATGTCGGTTGCAAATCCCGTGTAGATGAGGGTTGTGATGCCGCGCGTTTTGAGGTAGGTGTCGAGTGCGTCGGTGTAAAAGACGAGGGGTTCGTCTCGTATTGGGGAGACGATGGCGGCCCGTTTCATGTTTGCAAGCGGCGATTTTGTGAGGTAGTTCGGGCCGTGCGCGCGGTTTCGCATGGTTTGTGCGCGGTTTTCGGGTTCTGGTTGTGATGTTTCTTTGCGTCGGGAGGGGATGTGGGGATACTGATGCGACATCCAGTCGGTTTCGACATGGCAGACGGGCATTCCGATTTTGCGGGCGAGGTCCATGGCCGGGCGTATGACTTCGGCCATGATGCGCGCGGCTTCGGCGGTTGCTTGCGGCCAGCCCATGCCCACGCAGTAGTTGGGGTCGATTGAGGGACCATCGGGACAGCCGATGTTCCAGCAGTGCAGGCCTATGAGGGCGGTGTTTTTGACGGGTAATTCGAGGCTGATGGACTCGTAGCCGGGGGCGTCGATGGGCAGGGCGCGATAATACCGGGCGTTCAGGGAACATGTGTGTGGCATGGGGTGTTAGACTCGGTTCTGGTCGGCAATGGTGGCGACAATTTGGGCGACGAGGTCGCAGTGTTCGGGCTGGTATTTTTCGCAGAATGTGGTCCAGCGGATGAAATTGTCGAGAAAGTCCCGGGCATTGGGACAGGTGTTTGCGCCATAAGTGTAGGTGTGGGATGCCGGGGGTTTGGAGAAGGGATGGCGGTGTTTTTCGGCTTTGTCTGTTAAAAAGGGCAGTGCAGCGGGCATGAGATAGTATTTGCCGAGTCCCGCTCCGGTGAGTCCTGCTTCGGCGACTTGCTGGGCAAAGGCTTCGGCGTCACATGTAAAGGCATTGGGGTCGATGCTGAATCCGGCCATCCAGCAGGAATAGGTTTCCATGTAATCCGGTATGGATAGTGGGATGATGCCGGGGATTTCGGCGAGTTTGTCGGTGATGAGGCGAATCATGCGGTCGATATGCGCAACGTCTGGCCGGATGATTTCGAGTTGTGCAAGGGTGATGGCGGCGGTCGATTGGGTCATGCGAAGCGCGTATCCGTTTACGGCGTGTACGCGTCCCAGTCCTTCAACCATTTGCCCGCCTCTGCTTTGACCGACAAACCGAATTTGTTCGGCGAGTTCATCGTCGTCTGTAATGACACAGCCGCCGACGTCGGAGCCGAGTGTTTTTTCGGAATCGAATGAGAAGGCGGCGACGTCGCCCAGGGTGCCTGCAAGGCGGCCTTTGTACGTGCCAAATACGGCTTGACATACGTCTTCAATGACGGTCAGGCCGTGTTTTTTTGCCAGGGCGTGGATGGGGTCCATGTCGCAGATGAGGCCGGTTATATGGACGGCGAGGATGGCTCGCGTGCGGTTGGTGATACAGGGGGCTATGGTGCGGGCGCTGATGAGCGGTGTGCCGGGTTCGGTGTCGGGGAAGACCGGGATGTAGTTTTCTTTGAGCAGGCCCATGACTGTGCCGTAGTCGGTGATGGGCGATACGATGATTTCATCGCCGGGTTCGAGATTGAGCGCGGCTGCGAGTATGTTGAGGGCTGCGGTGCATCCGGGTGTGCCGATGCAGTGCTTGATGCCCATTTCTCGTTCGAAAGCGGTTTCAAAACGCCGAACCATATCGCATTGCAGGCCCGATGTGATGACTTCCTGGAGGTATGTCAGACAGTTTGGACCCATGGTGCGTGGAAAGGGTTGGGGCAGGCTGCCCGTGATTCCTTCAAATGCTTCGGCACCGTATTTTGCGCGTTTTTGTATAGACATGTTTAACCGTTGGAAAGTGCTTCAAAGGATAGCGTATCGGCCACTGATTTTATTACGGTTGCGATGCGGGCGATGTCTGCGATTTGTTGTGCGTCAATGCCCAGTTTGTTCAATTGCGATGCGTGTGCGTTGACGCAAATACCACATGCATTTACCACACTTGCCGAGAGGCTCCACGCTTCGAATAATGCGCGATCGACACCGCCGTGGGTCAACACGGCATTCATTCGCAATTTAGGTGGCTGGTTCTTTACGTCGTTGTCCCGAATGAGGTCGGTAAACTTATACCATACATTGGTCATGCTCATCATGGCAGCGGCAGATTTCACGGCTTTTATGTGTTGTTCGTCCATGACGGCCTGTGCGTCTTCGGCGATGTTCTGAATCACCTGTTCATTTTTGGATACCAGTGCTGCTGTGAGTGCCGAGCCCCAGGCCATGGCCGGGTCGAGACGCGACGCAGATATGACCGATCCCAGGTTCAATCGAATGTCCCGCGCATAGTCGGGCATTGCCGATCGCAGATTATCTAT containing:
- a CDS encoding sugar phosphate isomerase/epimerase, whose translation is MSLAACIWALTCAEEVALEQVADAGFTHIDIRPGWLQTADLQQRAEDLGLAVSCIAASADMPEGVSLAGDDSQSARDHINRAFEHGAWLGATTAYLVPQGDDADLFAESLSVLADQAQDAGVKLAVEHFPGTFLPTVPFTLNYLEEIGHPNLYLLFDIGHAQMANEDPADMIALAGDRLGYVHLDDNDGEEDLHLGLCDGVLTREVLRSTFAALLSANYAGNMSLELKPDIPDPLDALKRSRGIVIENLQFDHDPSAHLSR
- a CDS encoding carboxymuconolactone decarboxylase family protein — translated: MGIDNLRSAMPDYARDIRLNLGSVISASRLDPAMAWGSALTAALVSKNEQVIQNIAEDAQAVMDEQHIKAVKSAAAMMSMTNVWYKFTDLIRDNDVKNQPPKLRMNAVLTHGGVDRALFEAWSLSASVVNACGICVNAHASQLNKLGIDAQQIADIARIATVIKSVADTLSFEALSNG
- a CDS encoding leucine-rich repeat domain-containing protein, with amino-acid sequence MIYRYFTTVLAVCLSIYGACDAGAHKKGEGISIPDVNLRAVIEDSLNKARGEAITAAEMATLTRLEAPNSRVRDLTGIEYATELTVLNLGDVFINGNRINSNEISDISPLAGLTKLTELHIHRNQIWDISPLANLTALEMLDVSANFHISNISPLSGMTKMRTLYLYTNEISDLSPLSGLTNLRWLSLSNNLIWDISPLASLTELRGLALNINAVSDISHLSGMIHMERLNIWDCDIVDLSPLVENVGLRGEKDFIDLRDNPLSETSLNTHIPALRERGVEVRVNN
- a CDS encoding BrnA antitoxin family protein encodes the protein MPRKKQIPKFKNEDEERAFWDTHDSTEYIDWTKGKRVTLSNLKPSTRTISIRLPETMLEQLKLLANKRDVPYQSLLKVFLAERISQELPS
- a CDS encoding polysaccharide deacetylase family protein; this encodes MALTICPWKYNKTWVYSITYDEALVDLHQFAIPIHEEYGIPGHVEVVVGQLGETRDLGNSSYNGYRHMNADELKDLLARGWGIGNHSYSHELIQPDMVDLEIGRAKDVLEVAIDAPVDLYCAPGNNSNMSDHVLKACRKYGYLGAMSLTDALNRPNTPLFWINRTALHEQYYAPFFSEYDPFRNIRHAQAQNGWIIDYCHCPLEKPIHPNKDCSHPQLRKRFETILTEGGDNVWCAVPEEALFYHQTRRHTQIETLSDTKTQKRYRLHLNNLSDRVTCRTLTLHADVPASWCRYPNVWINGHPHLAHLIEPRKLQITVTVTNGMELVFQDPGA
- a CDS encoding YhdH/YhfP family quinone oxidoreductase; the encoded protein is MTSFRALVVRETENQFSRSVEKRQIDELPKGEVLIRVRYSSLNYKDALSATGHRGVTQAYPHTPGIDAAGEIVESTIPDYKPGDRALVTGYDLGMNTAGGFGQYIRVPAHWLVRLPEKLTLKESMGYGTAGFTAALSVHHIIETGIKPSQGDIVVTGATGGVGSLAVAILAKNGFRVVAATGKASETDFLKNLGAYEIIDRRTLDDDTGRPILSGRWAAAIDTVGGNILSTLIKTTQYHGVITCCGLVSSPELHTTVYPFILRGIKLIGIDSVLSPMDLRLKIWQRIATDWKINTLNNIIAECGLEDLNDQIDRILSGQMRGRIVVKL
- a CDS encoding cysteine hydrolase family protein; translation: MPHTCSLNARYYRALPIDAPGYESISLELPVKNTALIGLHCWNIGCPDGPSIDPNYCVGMGWPQATAEAARIMAEVIRPAMDLARKIGMPVCHVETDWMSHQYPHIPSRRKETSQPEPENRAQTMRNRAHGPNYLTKSPLANMKRAAIVSPIRDEPLVFYTDALDTYLKTRGITTLIYTGFATDMCILGAEGGARDMLARGYQCILIRDGTIGVETPSTYPEKLATRYGTHIFEWQLGYSTTFRDFIRAFSA
- a CDS encoding UbiD family decarboxylase, which codes for MRYKSLKQCVDDLDRNDHLIRIEQEVDPYLEMAEIHRRVFQANGPAIFYANVKDSPFPAVSNLFGTLDRSRFLFRSTLRWVQRLVEVKADPIAFLRAPWRAMGIARIAFNTLPRRVRFGAVLKHSTSIDQLPQIQCWPDDGGPFVLLPQVYTEDPDQPGIMNANLGMYRIQLSGNEYIQNEEVGLHYQIRRDIGIHHANALRRGEPLRVSIFIGGPPAHTFSAVMPLPEGLSELIFAGGLAGRRFRYARRNACVISTEADFVITGTVHPGETKPEGPFGDHLGYYSLAHEFPVLHVEDVWHRRDAIYPFTVVGRPPQEDTAFGALIHEITGPMVPVEIPGLKSINAVDAAGVHPLLIAIGSERYVPYRERQPQEILTLANALLGFGACSLAKYLFICAGEDSPHLNTHDIGAYFIHVLERVDWRRDLHFQTRTTIDTLDYSGTGFNEGSKVVIAAAGAKRRDLWREVPGDLSLPDGFKNPAIALPGIVAVEGPDFKDADQGSKDVARLAEALVSQSLDGLPLVLIVDDSAFCSRT
- a CDS encoding leucine-rich repeat domain-containing protein, translated to MIYRHFLIILAVCLAVYGACDAGAHKKGEGITIPDVNLRAVIEDSLNKAKGEAITAAEMAMLTRLEAPNSRIRDLTGIEYATELTVLNLGYVLTNGGRVNSNGISDLSPLSGLVKLTELNLFRNTIADLSPLSNLTELRVLDISGNSYISDLSPLSGLTGMRTLHLYTNDVSDLSPLSGMTELRWLDLSSNLIWDLSPLASLTELGGLAVNNNAVSDLSPLSGLPRLKRVHGRDCDVSDLSPLVENAGMRGENSLIDLRDNPLSDVSINKHIPVLRERGVRVRVDN
- a CDS encoding GNAT family protein, with protein sequence MSSLPVGDFVPSVSEVRIPRRMDYEGEYIALSPLDPERDAPGLFACSHGTEFVEQLWTYMAYGPFEDVSAMQTWIEGIEDSEDPIFLSVWDKEFDRPVGMVSFLNIASDARRLELGNIWYGPEAQNTCANTEAAYLMLCEAFDCMRYRRVEWKCDALNERSRSAALRLGFTYEGLFRQHMIVKDCNRDTTWFSMLDTEWSRIKENMEQWLYHNPDKSWSLREKNQGLG
- a CDS encoding 3-octaprenyl-4-hydroxybenzoate carboxy-lyase, which encodes DGLPLVLIVDDSAFCSRTLNNFLWVAFTRSNPSHDVYGVDSFIDHKHWGCNGSLIIDARHKPHHAPPLVEDPNITKKVEALGTSGGPLHGVI
- a CDS encoding BrnT family toxin, which encodes METNLLELLKCKEFQWDPGNSHKNWIKHRVSSAECEQIFFNQPLITGDTASSSPTEARYYALGQTDSGRQLFVVFTIRTDLIRVISARPMSRRERKVYSDAQEETDPEVQE
- a CDS encoding DegT/DnrJ/EryC1/StrS family aminotransferase; translated protein: MSIQKRAKYGAEAFEGITGSLPQPFPRTMGPNCLTYLQEVITSGLQCDMVRRFETAFEREMGIKHCIGTPGCTAALNILAAALNLEPGDEIIVSPITDYGTVMGLLKENYIPVFPDTEPGTPLISARTIAPCITNRTRAILAVHITGLICDMDPIHALAKKHGLTVIEDVCQAVFGTYKGRLAGTLGDVAAFSFDSEKTLGSDVGGCVITDDDELAEQIRFVGQSRGGQMVEGLGRVHAVNGYALRMTQSTAAITLAQLEIIRPDVAHIDRMIRLITDKLAEIPGIIPLSIPDYMETYSCWMAGFSIDPNAFTCDAEAFAQQVAEAGLTGAGLGKYYLMPAALPFLTDKAEKHRHPFSKPPASHTYTYGANTCPNARDFLDNFIRWTTFCEKYQPEHCDLVAQIVATIADQNRV